From a single Paenibacillus sp. FSL W8-0426 genomic region:
- a CDS encoding DUF370 domain-containing protein translates to MAIKLINIGFGNIVSANRIISIVSPESAPIKRIIQEARDRHMLIDATYGRRTRAVIITDSDHVILSAVQPETVAHRLSSKDDDNDE, encoded by the coding sequence ATGGCAATCAAACTCATTAACATTGGATTCGGTAACATCGTGTCGGCGAACCGGATTATTTCTATCGTAAGCCCGGAATCCGCGCCGATCAAGAGAATTATACAAGAGGCCAGAGACCGCCATATGCTGATTGATGCTACGTACGGAAGACGCACGCGTGCCGTGATCATTACGGATAGCGACCACGTCATTCTGTCTGCTGTTCAGCCGGAGACGGTTGCCCATCGTCTTTCCTCGAAAGACGATGATAACGACGAATAA